AGTTAATGGATAGTATCAGGCAGCCCCTACGCATCCAAGTAGGTAACACTTAAGATAAAAGACGTAAGTTGTGTAGGCTTGAAAAAAACAGCTGAAGCTTTCATTCACTGTTCTAATGCTTGTCTGATATCATTACTGACATCAAAGGAAATGAACACTTTAGAGGCGCAGTTTGCTAAAATTGGATTCTGTCCTTATGTTCTTGGTTTTGTTTGTCTAAGTGCAGCTAAAAGAAAGTTACATTCACCAAGAGGCTCTTTTgagctttttaaaaatatataaaagttgatacatttgttactttttaaaattttcctgtAGATTTATGTgataactaataaaaaaaaaaaaacagtccgaTTATGTGATATATTTACGGTTTAGACTAgaggtgcaatttttttaaatttcatatttGCCTAAAAATTTTCTAGTAAACCTCTATTAAGAGAATTGCTGCCGCCTTGTGCTAGAACACCCAAGTGTTAGGGCGGGATAGTGATGGGTTCATccttctttttctgtgaatatgcacatatttttaacaataaagcagcaagtttgtcacaccagtgcctccccttctatggaaTTTACTTGTGAAAGAAAGCCAAGGTGACTGCAAGGCTGTACAAGCACTTGGAGACGCACCTGCTGTATGGAACCAGGAGCTAGAAGCTGTCTAAGGTGGGATGAAAACCTTTTTTCTAAACGCTGCCTATAAAAGTTTATGGAGAGGAGGGAGGAGCTGTAGAGAAATATACACACACCTGCTGTTCATAGAGGTGTATGGCGAAAAAGAGAGTGTGGAAAATACTGGTATGAAgacgcaacactctaagctactagaagattaaggtccaatatgcaatagtgaaagcagttctttttttatttaacaaaataaaaaaaagtggaaacgcgtttcggggtcgagccccttcgtcagttcggctggattaaacacggtaggatgcctgggggtgacacaattccaaaggtttttggatgtgccagaggtcctcTATGTGGCAGGGGGACAGGGAGGAAAGAAACACATCCAAAAACTTTTGaaattgtccccccccccccccccccagatgaaCTGATGTAGGGGCTCGACCCCGAAATgcgttttcactttttaaaaaattgttaaataataaaaaaaagtgccttcactatcgcatattggaccttaatcttctagtagcttagagtgttgcgccttcacaccagtattttccaCATTCTCTTTTCGCTATACTTGtgcccaccttggtggagcgtcatctggttggcagcacctccatcatttgaaacgCTTTTTACTCCAGAAGTAGTTCACCACTCTCACTGGGTCtagctccaccctcctttttatcTCTGTGTATGGAGGAAGGAAGAGGAGCTGAGTGACAGAGAAGCAGAGTAATACAAACAGCCTGCTGCAGGTAATAACAACTTTTCTATCTCATGTCCGTGCTTTATTCACATCAGTACTATTCAATACTTCTCTATAAAGTCCTACATGGTGCTGCTGATTGTTTGAGAGTAGGAAGAAGAATCTCCTGTTTTTTCCATGTGCAGTGCACAGAAGATAttgtagcagctagtctccacccaccagtttagggaaaactgagaattagagagaCGGGCTGCAAAGGGGAAAACTGGTAACAATGCAGTATACAAGTCATACAATAGCCAGAACTGCTGTTATTtcccatatacacacatacatggcagcttattctaaaaagtcagCTAAAATGACAGGTTGGACTTTAAAGTAGCTATTGTATGACTAGTCAGACCCCGTGCAGGGAATAGCTTTAGGTTGTGCAGATCTTACAGCGGCACAAAGAtctctctgccacataagaaaacACCAGCATTATATTAACCTATCTTAAGTTCAGgtccttgttacagattttgtttttgggcccaggaattttttaaaatcatgtTTGGTTCCCATTAGACCACACTCCACCCTGAAAACTGTTGGCGATTagtaaaatatgcaaaaatagtGGACAGATTGTATAAATATAGCACAAATGCTTGCAgctttttaaagggaacttgccaCCAGTGgtacagacttaaaggggttgtcccgaggcagcaagtgggtctatacacttctgtatggccataataatgcactttgtaatgtacattgtgcattaattatgagccatacagaagttataaaaagttttttacttacctgctccgttgttagcgtcctcgtctccatggagccgactaatttttggcctccgatggccaaattagccgcgcttgcgcagtccgggtcttctgtgttcttctatggagccgctcgtgccagagagcggctccgtgtagctccgccccgtcacgtgccgattccagccaatcaggaggctggaatcggcagtggaccgcacagaagagctgcggtccacgaagcaagaggttcccggcggccatcttcacaggtaagtatagaagtcaccggagcgcggggatcaaggtaagcgctccggtaagctgtctgtacgtccctgcatcggggttgtctcgcgccgaacggggggggggttgaaaaaaaaaaaaacccgtttcggcgcgggacaacccctttaaatctgcctACACCATTTAAACATTGCCGGACCATCTCTGGAGCCctgcataacccccccccccccatccccctctcTCTCCGAGTGATGTGGAGATATTCCTGCACTATCACAACCACGGTCCAAGTTTCTCGTGTGCATTGAGATCGGCTCATGCACAGTACATCCTTCCCTATTGTAGTTCGACCAATCCGTTCCGACCACATGTGCTGGTCACGGCACATACGCAAGAGTTGTACCATGGCTGTGATAGCATAAGAAAACCACTTGCAGTGAGAGGGGAGGTGTTGGGGGCATTACACAGGACTCCAGAGGTGGTCCGCCCAGTCCACCATGAACGATCAGTACCGTCTATCGGTCTGATTGCCCATAATTTGCATACGGCACGGGACAAATAAAACCTTTGGACAATCAACAAAGTAACTGCTGAAATGCTTGTTTTGTCAGTGTGTAAATGATTTAGGCAGACCTACATCTGGAAAAACTGGtaatgggttccctttaaatgtcatATCTACTTTATATATTTGCTCCACTGTGTGCTAGTACATACCTTCTCTTCATTGTCTTCAGAGTAATGAAAGTGCAGTTGTCATTCGGGCATCCTGAGCATTCCCTTTCACGGTATTTCACTCTATATGCATTTGGAATATGTATAATAATAGGCGTCCATGTAGCTATCTATGTCTACACTTTAACTGCATACTGTGAATGAATGGAGATGATGGACCTGAACCAGGGTATTGCAGACTTATTCATAtccgtaaaatttttttttttttttacttttcataaGAGACTTGAGTATTCTTTAAGCATTAATATATCTACTCATTGTATATGAAAATGTCACACTGAATATTTTTAAAACTCTCCTCTATTATCCACAGGTCCTCCAGAGACTTAGTTGCATGGCAATGAAAAGTGATATGTTTGTGGTTGCAAATCTCGGAACTAAGAGGCCATGTGACCCCGTGGATCCTCAGTGCCCACCAGATGAAAGATACCAGTTTAACACAGACATTGTGTTTAGTGACACCGGTGCGCTGATTGCCAGTTATTTCAAACATAATCTATATTTTGAGTTTAGTTTTGACACCCCGCCAGAGGTCCAGTATGCAGTTTTTGATACACCGTTTGGCAGGTGCGGACTCTTGACTTGCTTCGATATCTTGTTCTATGAGCCAACTGTGAGTCTCATTGAAAAGCACCAGGTGAATCATCTCCTTTACCCCACAGCTTGGATGAATCagttgcctcttctttcttcaaTTCAGATTCAGAGAGCCTTTGCGACCCGGTTCAGTGTAAACCTATTAGCTGCAAACATCCACCACACAACGCTGGGAATGACGGGTAGCGGTATATTCAGTCCTTCAAACTCCTCTTACCACTATGATATGGACACCGAACACGGTCACCTCATTGTAGCCAAGGTTCCAGTAAATCCATCGAAAGAAATGGGTCCAGGACATGACGAAAAGGTTTCACTTAAGTATGGCGACCCACTAGAAACTAGTCACTTCCTTACTAGTGCACAGGTCTGTGACAAGATGGACAAGACAGAACATTGCATGGAAGCCGGAGAGAATCGGCAAGAGACTTTATTTCATGCCACAATGATGTATGATAACTTCACTTTCATTCCCCTAGAAGACAATGATGGAAAAGTCCATGTATGTGCTGGTTCACTGTGCTGTTACCTTACTTACAGGAAACACAATGTGTCCAATGAGCTGTACTCCCTTGGGGTATTTGATGGTCTGCACACAGTACACGGCACATATTCCCTTCAGATTTGTGCACTAGTGAAATGTGGGGGTCTGGATATGGAAACCTGTGGTCAGGAGGTGACCGATGCAAACAGCACCATAACCTTCCAGTTATGGGGTAGGTTTAGTACCATGCATATATACCCCATGATTGTTACATCAGGAGTTACATTACATTTACCTGATCACTGGGGGTGGAAGGACCAGAATTGTTATATGAATAAAACCGGACTGGAACTGGGGTTAGTGACAGCGGCATTATATGGGAGATACTACGAAAGagacaatactttaaggtgatatCAACTGGCAATAATGTTTCACGTGGTGTAAATGATCTACATACTTTTGGAATGAAGCTGCTCCACAGGTTAAGGAGCCTTCTCCGTTCTGCCCCTCTGGAGTGGTTGACTATGTATCTGAGGAAAGATACTAAATGTGATGATAAAAGTAATATTTAAAAGAGAATATCAAGTTTATTGTTAATATTTTATTTGGCTCCAATACTGCCATGCCGAGCTCAAGCACATGTATCTATGGGTGGTTCACTTATCAATGATGTTACAGGATAGGCACCGCAGATAATGCCAAGCAATGGAACCACAAACGTCAAGAATAATTTCATTTGGTATTTGTgtacacatttttttccccacaaatttCCTAAATTTGTTGACTGTTGCTGTAAACTTTTATCTTTTAGTAACCCCATGATATAAAGGCTAGGGGCGTGAGGTCTGGTGAATGCGAGGGCTATTCTACTAAACCTCTTCATCCAGTCTGCTTAGCCGACTGTCATCAAGGTAGGCCCTTACATCATGATGGTAGTGAGGGGGTGCTTCATCTTTGAAGTCCACTTGAATGTGTGACATGACAGATCGTTGATGAGCCACACTGTAACTTCTCGTAAATTAACATGATGTTATTCCGTAATAGGCGGATTCTAAGGTCCCCGTTAGGTGCAATTGTGGTGATTAATTGAACCATTTAATTTAAATATAGCCTAATTTCTCCAAACAATCTTTCTTGAAAACTCTACATCCTCTGCACGTCTTCCCAAGTAGCACTCACAAAACTGCACCCTCCAGTATGGATCATCTCCATTGAGTGCATAGACTATTCTTATGATATAACTGGTCCAATGACAGTGTTTCAAAGGACGATGGACACTTTTGAAATTCACATTTCACAACCCACTTGACTCTGGAGATCCTTTTCCATCCACCTTTCTTGCTTTATGGAATGCATCGATGCCCGCGATCATCTGGAATGTTTCTTCTGGACGTTCTGAACCCTTCCATCTGCTTCAAACTAATCTCTAATTTGAGTGACCGTGATGTAGATAGATTTATTTGAAGTTCTGTCCAAAACTGCCTTTGTATTTCAACTACCCCTTTAAACTCCCAGGAGCACTTTAGTATAAATTTCCTTTGTTCAAAGCTTATGGCCCTTTTCCACGGGCCGataaatcattcagtgtaaaggcatACCCCGACTGAATGAGAATTTATTCgcttctcattcattgttcagtttctgcatgcagaaaactgaatgacggatcTTCCCGTCTCAACAGGCAATCCTTCACTTATGATATTGCAGTCGCCTATGGGAAGGTAGCTGTCTTGATTGATTCGCAAATAACCCATTAAGTCTTAGAATATTAATAATATTAATATCTCACAATTAAGTGTACATGTTATGCAAAGATGGAAGGTGGACCCAGGGAACTCAAGTAGATCTCATTTATAGTCGGCACTTAGAAGCCATAGGCATGTCTTATTTAAAAGTAATGAACTAAAATATTTAAGACcacaattgcattaaaaaaaaaaaaaaaagtatgcaaatgttttataaaaatatattgtaAAAGTTCAGCGTTAGTAACATATGAATGGGAAATGGTCATTATTTTCAAGATTGTCATTCTTGCCTTACTAGTTACAAATATGTCCTTCGTCAGAGCGGTTATCtcacttctagctattgatgacctatcctcagaatccTGCTTCCTGTAACGCTGGAGCCGGAGACTTGAAGGGTTGCAGGGATTTTTCCACTTCGAACTGTAGGTCATCAGCAGCGGATCGCTCTGAGTCTGCCACACAGGATCTCCAGTGATCAGCACTTCCCCGAGCTGGTGGCTCAGTGTGCAGAGATACTTTTTGCTGAAGGCAGAACAAATGTATATATCCAAGCACTCAAAGGTGTGGGAGGAATAAACATGCAATTGAAAAGAATGAGATCATAGAATCCAAACTTATTCGACAGGAGGTGGTGAAACTCACTCAATCCCCTTACATCCAGGACGGCTCATCAGATACCCGTATCCATTCATTCAAAGCACAAGTTGTTGGTGACAGTCGGGAAAACCCAAATTTATTCTTTAATGCAAGTACAGCAATGGATACAAGGCATTTCGGTCCAATGGACAGTGCTCTTTGCTTCTAGGAGCAAAGCTGCTCCATGCACTTATATACTATCCCGGGAGAACAGATCATCACCTGCGGTCCTGGATGGTGGAAACCAGCCAATCTGTTATTGATGGACAATACTGAGGAGATGTAGCgatgtgagacaaccccttcaactttTGCTATAACTCAACATACCCTGAAGTGTGTGGCATGAGATTTAAGAGATAATATTGGGGCACACAACTGTCTAAGTAAATTATGCACCTAATTAGCTGCACGGTCACGTATGTATTTAGAAAGTCACCGCTGTGGCCAAAGTATTTAAAGAGCAGCACAGAGGACGGGAACAGCGTTGCTGGATCAGAGGTATGTTGAAGCTGTGAGTATAACAGTTTTTAACAGTTTGCTTCCCTCTCCCCTCTTTTTAGATAGCTTttaaaggccacctgcacacgagcgttccggattccactagcggattttcacgcgcgtatggtacctaaatgtgcttgcggataggtgcggatgcgtgaaaaatcacgcgcggatatacgcggatgtgttgcggaaaaaaacgcgcagaaaaatccggaagacacccttattgtaaacccaacccctagagaactgcccattccatgaaaaacagcttaaaaaccaacacccagactccgttttgtccctcttgcttgtgcgagcaccgttaaattattctggcaacatgctttcacccggtgagcagatgtctttgtgggcatggttgatccatgtaactttttcggacgtactataaaaatactatataagtgtggtaacgtagtaatcgtactgacccatagaataaaaatatcgggtcgtttttgttgcactttgcgcgctgcagaaacaggatgcaccgaaagatggtggaaagtctttttttttctctccgattacaatttttaaaggtttttcagtaaattatatggtacaataaatagtgccattgcaaaatacaactcgtcccgcaaaaaaataacaagcccttatacagcgacgtcgatggataaataaaggaactacgattttttagggagtagggggaaaaaaaggaaaaaagaaaaaaagctccgtcactaaggggttaaaagtggggatggaaaaaagcacaataaaaacaaaagtaaaactgcttggccactaaggggttaaaatgaaaaaaaaagtacatttgacgcaatagcgaataatactcacgcaagttcttctgttctgcttctactgtgttcgtccacgcatccccataaacctgcgcggacagtagacgccaggattgttcctttctgttcttgtcgaggtattctggggagttactgtcccataggctggggaagtcctgcatgattgccacaagtttccccatgtcgatcattatggcttgtggcaggctggtgtctgctggctgctctctggtagatgaggggactgaaaggacagatctgcagttgaaatgtgcctgtgaagctctgtgctgtgtgttgggacgcctcctaccatgcctacttcctgtagtcatagcaaccagtgactccatccgcagctgcactgcggatgtactgcgtgaaaaaacgcacccattcacttgtattggaggcttcacgcgcatgatccgaccaaaattagaacaggtcgcagattttttcacgcgcgtgaaaaaacgcgatacacatccgtccgtctggggacaactgcaggtcctcataggagtatattggctgcggtctggggcggattatgtgcctaaaatcacgcgcttgaaattctgctcgtgtgcaggcaccctaaaacccctttaaaaagcctCCAGGTTGAAGCTTCTATCGGCTTTACAAGTCAGAGTTTGAAGCCTTCTCCTTTGCTTGCCAAGAGCTAAACTTATTTTTTCAAAACAAACCAATTATCCTAAAAGACTTATGTTCTGTGTTCTAAAAATATCATGTTTGTCTCTGCGTATATCTCTGTGTCGTCCGCAATGGCACCTAGGAGATTACATTAATGAACCTCTTCTTATGTTCTCCACTGAGGAAATGGCACACAACTAATATAATGCTGATACTGTAGTACCATTATATGTGGCCACTTACACAGGATGAATCACTGAGCTTTCTCTTGCTCCATTTGTGGATTTCTCATAATAGATATGTATAAAATATTGTATCTATTTAAACCCTCTTTTGTTGAGAGCAAAATACACTCCCtgtcaaaaaaataatttaagcACCTAGCAGGGGTTGTCAggattgaatgaaactttatatgtgtgatggtAATGTTGATATATGTGATTACAGTATaagaataatttattgtggaaaactgaacatttagggggaggctctagtactcggcTGCGTCGCCTCTAGATTGGTTGCAAAATATGATCCAGGCAGACATGgggggcatacaggttctgtatggtatcctgcagcatagcACTCTACATTTGCTGAAAGTAAGCCTctggatcgtgcaaactcataagcAGTCGAAGTTGGTatcccaaatggtcccatacagGTCCTATTGGTGATAATTCTGGCAACCAGGCAGGCCACAGAAAAGGGACAAtggtgtgcggccgagcattatcctcctGGAAGCCCTTGTCAGGGAAATATCGTGTACAGCActaatcaggcccaccccaatgccccgttgctggcggtaaagaagaaacaccacacacggaggtctggtatatttcctcacacggggaaataactgcgcgctttattatagattacatggggctttataTCTCATCACGTCATAAGAAGTGCGTAActgtcttattggctcaaatccaccgcataaccatatatgtgatgtccacAGTTCTGCCTGAGGTAgtgttagtcatatacgtagttaaacagtctcTATCTAGATaaggcgcctctggaaaaacagccaagcacgcggtctGCGTATCCAGTCCTCCTTCACCCAGTCCCTGGGCGCATCTCTCtctgccttgcaaagccttggcatatctgatatgatttttaaggctacatattaagtttttgtaCTATAGCATAGAATTAGTATGTATTGAAAAATAGAATTTGTATACATCtaaaaaggaaaacacacacacactcgcatTTTCTACCTACAAACGTATATATTTCCCTCTcaccctgccatgagaggaatgCAAGTGGCTGCAGAatatcctgaacatatctctgagctgtcattgtccatcataccactactaggggtgacagaccatcacaccagtagtgggAGCAGTgcgccactccacagcaaaggcaggattgaggtgctaacCACTAAGTCTCCAGCCACGATCATAGCTGTTGTCTGTGCCAAAACACAACCCAGACTTCTTTTGTGCACCTATTGACTTGAAGTGACTGATGTCTGAGAAATTGGGCTACAACATGCTACAATCTTTGTCATGGATGGGAGAGAGGGGATGCCAACCGATCCTGCTCCTATCACTGATTTGTCACAGACTGACTGTTCTGAGCACCTCACCGCGATGACTACGCGTTACAGCCGAGCCTCAATTGATCACTCTAGCAAGACTGAGTGCAGAAATGTGGAGTCACCAcactacaggtggatttgtaaccagctttcatGGGCGTTCTGCCACATGCCGACCGAAAGCACAAATCGCTCCCTGATCCGGCCTAACGTACTCCAGCATGCTACAATGCCACTCGCATACatacgctgccaccaccagctgttcagggaagctgggacccagactgaattatgaacacaatctttggaGTTTATGGTTCGtcttaaaacggacaaggcttaactaatagattgcagatttattcctaaaaaaaaaactaacaatgcagatatatatataaaaaggatatacaaaaaagttgttacacgggagtataagggtatacaggtatacacaacaagacagtattttaaaataaaacaaggagaaaaattAACGAAAGATACCAGAGTTGGTATTCTGATTCATGCGGAGCGACTGAAGCAAGGGGAAGTCCTTATGCTGGGCATCTCTACAAAGGTCTGTGGAGTTCTGAATTATAAAGGATTACTCAGAACACACCTTCCCCTGCCCCCTCTGATGTCATGCAGGAGGTCGGGGTGGGGGCATGCATCCCTTGTGGAAAAATAATTCCCAATTTTGACCATATCTCAGCGGGAGGCCCTCTGATCGGAAATATAGGCctggcatatttctggtcatgattttttATCTATTCAGCAACATCAAGCATGACAAGTAAATTATTACCTGGTACGCGGATAAGCCGTTCGGGGGTCATACTGAGCTTGTATCGTAACATGGGTAGATGTGTTTTATTCAGCTGGCCCACCTGATTCCAAAGATATAACTCCTATCGGGATAGCACCTTCACATGACTAGTAACCCTTATTAAAAGATTCTCCCATTGATCTGGCTTTTGGCGACCAGGAGTCTGCGGGAACCACCCGAGGTGTTAAGCCTCACTGGCAGGGGGGGTAATTATCATCTACCTGTCACTGGCTAATTTTATTGCCACCATGATCAAAAGACTTCCTGAGGCCCAGTGGACATCAGAGGTCTCTCGgatgtgagggaggaaggggagattaaAACATTGAATTTATCTTTCCCAGTATTCTTAGTTATCCTTTCTTCTTCCTAGAGAATAGCCAATTAATGTTTGACTCTTTAACTGGTCTTACAAtattattaaaaggggttgtttgggacttttactattgacgacctatcctcagtataggtcatcagtagttgaccgGAGATACACCGCTGGGGATCTATGATGATAAGCTGATCGCTGGATTAGCTGAGACCGCATAGTggtcaacattgcagcagcctttttcagtactgcaggcacagttcccattgaatttaaaGGCAGCTGTACCTGCAGTACCTAATCAGGCCACTATAATGTTGATTGATAGTGCAGTGCTATGTCGGCAGATAGCACTAACAGTGGGCTCAATGATCAGCTGCGtgttggggatcccaagtggtggacttcGACAATCAACTACCccgtggataggtcatcattagtaatagtgctgcACAATTCCTTTGAAGAGGTTGTCTCATTACCGGTTTTACCTGTCATTGAGAGACCGCAGCAGCTGTTTGGTCCAAGGTAAATGGTACCAGGTGGCTGTACATGCACACTACTGCTCCATTAACGTCCGTGAAGCTGCAGGAAATAGCCTAGTTGGCTATCCCCaatagtcctattgaagtgaattaaGCGGTGATGCACATGCATGACCAGCCGCTGGCATTCACTTCTGGCAAGCCGCTGCTGGAGCTTTTTATGGAAAGCTCTAGCATTTCCTGCTTGTTTAGAGGAAAATGTCCTGTCTGTATGAGTTTGTTGGTTAGTAGCCTAAGAAAATCTATGGTTTACCCTTGTATAATATCCAGAACCCAAGAGACATGTATGCTTGTCTGCCAAAACATAGAAAGTGGGAGAGGCGGCTCAGTCATTTTATGTCTGAGCTAAACCTTTTATTTGTCAAGGTTCCTGAATTGGAACAGTGGATTCACACAGTTGCTGTATTGCTTTGCATTACTGCCTTGCGTTGGATTCGACAGGTAAAAGGTTAACCTGGCACATATCttaggttttttttaatctttattcTGGCCTCTGGATCTTGCAGATCCTCTTTTCTGGCTTGAGCCTTGCCGATAATATGGTTTCGGTTGTCTGGCTATACTGGCTCCTCTCCCTCTACCATGTGAGGAATATGGTAATGATGACTTTCCCTTTTTATCAGAAAGACCTTACGTGATATCGATCTATATAGTCTGCCCAGCTCATATGGCAGACTATATAGATGGTTCTTAAAGGTGCTATCAATGATCCAAGACTGAGCAAAAGGGCTCTTCAGGCTGTTGTTAAAGAGATTGCTGTAGCTGAAAATTTTTCCTGTTCTGCTGAGGCATCAGAGGAATTGTTTGGCCAGGATGATAAACTATCACATGTTTGAATCAATGGCTTCCTGTAACTGAAGAAGACTCTTCCCTAAAGCCACTTCATTTGAGGCGACAGATTCGAGCCCTGTACAGAAACTGTTGAATAGGCTCTTCTTGGGGAACATTTAGCCCTGCGGTTCATTGCATCCTGGAGCCCTGAGCCATTCTTCGTCAGTACCATGGTATGATATCAGAGTTTTGCTATGCCCATATCAACTTTAGCGATAGGATGGACCTCATTTAGCAAATTGATCTTCTCATATaggaaaaatgtttttgaatCTTTTGGGTAAGACggaacccttttctgtgtgttTTCATTCTGTCTTCTTGGCTATATCTGAAGCCTTTCCTGCTATGAAGGCCCTAGATCCCCTAGAGGTGGTCTCTGTAGCTGCCCCGTATCAATATCTTGGTCATAACCGCTAATGGTTTTAAGAAGTTTCCCTTATCTTATCTATTTGGAAATATAACTTGGCTggaaactggttttttttattCTGAGGTTTCAGAAGAATACGTTTCATCCATTGCTTGGAACTCTTTATCAGAGGATGGTGCGGTTCTTTTAGGACGCTGGGATAGCAAGCCTTTTAATATCTTGTCTTGAACATAATCTTTTACCCAGATGATAACATCCTAGATGGTTGGTTTAGTCATTATTTTTGCAAAGCGATACCCCCTACAACAGTTATACTCATAGGTGTCTGGTAAGGGTATATCATAATTCCTACAGATTAAATG
This genomic window from Eleutherodactylus coqui strain aEleCoq1 chromosome 12, aEleCoq1.hap1, whole genome shotgun sequence contains:
- the BTD gene encoding biotinidase is translated as MKIPIACKYGPRSVTRYTTEMGIKLVMQVFYCCYMAQVANAAHYYTAAVYEHHVLLNHNSKALSNRTFALEFMAKNLDIYEQQVGAAAERGVEIIVFPEDGIHGFNYSRASIFPFLDYLPPPALLPWNPCVEQKRFQDTEVLQRLSCMAMKSDMFVVANLGTKRPCDPVDPQCPPDERYQFNTDIVFSDTGALIASYFKHNLYFEFSFDTPPEVQYAVFDTPFGRCGLLTCFDILFYEPTVSLIEKHQVNHLLYPTAWMNQLPLLSSIQIQRAFATRFSVNLLAANIHHTTLGMTGSGIFSPSNSSYHYDMDTEHGHLIVAKVPVNPSKEMGPGHDEKVSLKYGDPLETSHFLTSAQVCDKMDKTEHCMEAGENRQETLFHATMMYDNFTFIPLEDNDGKVHVCAGSLCCYLTYRKHNVSNELYSLGVFDGLHTVHGTYSLQICALVKCGGLDMETCGQEVTDANSTITFQLWGRFSTMHIYPMIVTSGVTLHLPDHWGWKDQNCYMNKTGLELGLVTAALYGRYYERDNTLR